A stretch of Impatiens glandulifera unplaced genomic scaffold, dImpGla2.1, whole genome shotgun sequence DNA encodes these proteins:
- the LOC124917040 gene encoding 3-ketoacyl-CoA synthase 10-like — protein sequence MSTTASRTAEEQSLLSTEIVNRGMDSDSGSHTFYVRVRRRLPDFVQSVNLKYVKLGYHYLINHGIYLATIPILVLVFSAEIGSLSKEELWNRLWDSTVRYDLATILSFCAVLVFTLSVYFMSRPRSIYLIDFACYKPHDDLKVTKDEFIELARKSGKFDEESLEFQKRILWSSGIGDETYVPKSISSPNNITTMREGRSEASEVMFGALNELFEKTRVNPKDIGILVVNCSIFNPTPSLSAMIINHYKMRGNILSFNLGGMGCSAGIISLDLARDMLQANPNNYAVIVSTEMVGYNWYPGRDRSMLIPNCYFRMGCSAVLLSNRRRDYPRAKYRLEHIVRTHKGADDRAFRSVYQEEDEQRFKGLKVSKDLIEIGGDALKTNITTLGPLVLPFSEQIIFFATLVWRHLFGSTTSGSKNNKKPYIPDYKLAFEHFCVHASSKTVLNELQRNLELSEKNVEACRATLHRFGNTSSSSIWYELAYLEAKERVRRGDRVWQLAFGSGFKCNSAVWRVMRKVKKPTRNNPWIGSLENYPAALN from the exons ATGTCCACAACCGCGTCAAGAACCGCGGAGGAGCAAAGTCTCCTCTCGACGGAGATTGTGAACCGGGGAATGGATTCAGACTCCGGTTCACACACTTTCTACGTTAGGGTTAGGAGACGTTTGCCCGACTTTGTCCAATCGGTCAATCTCAAATATGTTAAACTTGGTTATCATTATCTTATCAATCATGGGATTTACTTAGCCACGATTCCAATCTTGGTCCTAGTCTTTAGTGCCGAAATTGGTAGCCTTAGCAAGGAAGAACTTTGGAATAGGCTTTGGGATAGCACCGTCCGTTATGATCTCGCAACTATTCTCTCCTTTTGTGCGGTTCTAGTTTTCACACTCTCGGTATACTTCATGTCTCGGCCTCGTTCTATCTATCTCATCGATTTCGCTTGTTACAAGCCTCATGACGATCTCAAG GTAACAAAGGATGAATTTATAGAACTAGCTAGAAAATCCGGAAAATTCGATGAAGAATCACTCGAATTTCAAAAGAGAATTCTATGGTCATCTGGCATAGGAGACGAAACCTACGTCCCAAAATCCATCTCGTCTCCAAACAACATCACGACAATGAGAGAAGGCCGATCCGAGGCTTCCGAGGTTATGTTTGGAGCTCTAAACGAGTTATTCGAAAAGACACGAGTTAATCCAAAAGACATCGGTATATTGGTCGTGAATTGTAGTATTTTCAACCCCACGCCCTCCCTTTCCGCTATGATAATTAATCATTACAAAATGAGAGgaaatattttgagttttaatctTGGTGGAATGGGTTGTAGTGCCGGAATTATATCTTTGGATTTAGCTAGAGATATGCTTCAAGCAAATCCTAATAATTATGCGGTTATTGTTAGTACTGAAATGGTTGGTTATAATTGGTACCCGGGTCGTGACCGATCGATGCTTATTCCTAATTGTTATTTTCGGATGGGTTGCTCCGCTGTTCTACTCTCCAATCGTCGTCGCGATTACCCTCGTGCTAAGTATCGTCTTGAGCATATCGTTCGTACACATAAAGGAGCCGACGATCGCGCTTTCAg GAGTGTGTATCAAGAGGAGGATGAACAACGGTTTAAAGGCTTAAAAGTAAGCAAAGATTTGATTGAAATCGGAGGCGATGCCCTTAAGACAAACATCACCACCCTCGGACCCCTTGTTCTGCCCTTCTCCGAACAAATCATCTTCTTTGCCACGCTCGTTTGGCGTCATCTTTTCGGTTCCACTACCTCAGGCTCGAAGAACAACAAGAAACCTTACATCCCCGACTATAAGTTGGCATTTGAGCATTTCTGTGTGCATGCATCGAGCAAGACTGTGTTAAACGAGCTTCAAAGGAACTTGGAATTGAGCGAGAAGAATGTTGAGGCATGTAGGGCCACGTTGCACCGATTTGGTAACACGTCGAGTAGTAGCATATGGTACGAGTTGGCTTACTTGGAGGCCAAGGAAAGGGTTCGTAGAGGAGATCGTGTTTGGCAACTTGCATTCGGGTCTGGATTTAAGTGTAATAGTGCAGTGTGGCGGGTGATGCGTAAGGTGAAGAAACCAACGAGGAACAATCCTTGGATTGGGTCGTTGGAAAACTACCCGGCCGCCCTAAACTAA